In Corticium candelabrum chromosome 1, ooCorCand1.1, whole genome shotgun sequence, the genomic stretch ATGTAGTGTACCCTGGTAACGTGTAGTCACCGATAGGAGCTGACCTAGTAATTGCTTAtgtgtgtcagttgtgtgGCAgctagttgtgtgtgtgtgtgtgtgtgtgtgtgtgtgtgtgtgtgtgtgtgtgtgtgtgtgtgtgtgtgtgtgtgtccccatcatgtgtgtgtgtgtgtgtgtgtgtgtgtgtgtgtgtgtgtgtgtgtgtgtgtgtccatcacGTGTGTGCAtcatgtgtgcacgtgtgtgtgtgcatgtgtgtgtgtgtgcacgtgtgtgtgtgtgtgtgtgtgtgtgtgtgcgtgtgtgtgtgtgtccatcatgtgtgcacgtgtgtgtgtgtgtgtgtgtgtgtgtgtgtgtgtgtgtgtgttcatcatgtgtgtgcacgtgtgtgtgtgtgtgtgtccatcatgtgtgtgcgtgtatgtgtgtgtgtgtgtgtgtgtgtgtgtgtgtgtgtgtgtccatcatgtgtgtgcatcatgtgtgcacacgtgtgtgtgtgtgtccatcatgtgtgtgcatcatgtgtgcacacgtgtgtgtgtgtgcacgtgtgtgtgtgcgtgtatgtgtgtgcacatatGTCAGACATATGAAACAAAAACTGTGTTGAGTTGGGTTATTTCATCCACCCATCCACACACAATATTATTTCAGTATATATGTTGGCTGCAAAGCATGGATCTAGCCAATCCATGAATTACCCCGCTCAAAGCATGGATCCATGCTTTGCACAAATGATCTATGGATCATTCCTCAATTATGCAATCCATGGAATGCACAGTTATTACACGCATCTGCTTCCTTTCAAAATAACTAGATGCTACAAGCAAATACTATAGAACCAATGCTGTGGGTTGCAACAGATAAATCAGGCTTAACACAAACTTTtcaaaatagttaattaattaattaaattttatctCTGATATGTAAACTGTCAGACTATCTGAATCAAGTTGATCAACTAAACGACTGCTTTTCAGGTCTACTCCGGCCATTCTGTTCTGGCAATGGATCAACCAATCATTCAATGCCATTGTGAACTATACCAATCGAAGTGGTGACACAGGAGTATCAAACAGGTCAGTCAAACAGTGAGCCATTCAGAAGCTTGTGCAAATgataaattgtgtgtgtgtgtgtgtgcacgtgtgtgtgtgtgtgtgtgtgtgtgtgtgtgtgtgtgtgtgtgcatgtgtgtgcatgtgcgtgcatgtgtgtgtgtgtgtgcatgtgtgtgtgtgcatgtgtgtgtgtgtgtgtgtgtgtgtgtgtgtgtgcgtgcatgtgtgtgtgtgtgtgtgtgtgtgtgtgtgtgtgtgtgtgtgtgtgtggtgtgtgtctgtctgtctttctgtctgtctgtctgtctgtctgtctgtgtgcttctGTTTGTGAATTaacgtgtttgtgttgtagacaGCTGCTGTCTGCTTATGTAGCTGCTACAGGTGGTGCTATTGCTGCAGCTTTAGGAGTCAGTTATACAGCGAAAGTAAGATGACGTGGCAGATAAATACTGCAAATGGTCTaatgaacaaacaataatCGTAATGATGCTTGTGTTTAGAAAGCACCGCCGATTGTTGCTCGATTGGGTCCGTTTGCTGCAGTGGCAGCTGCAAACTGCATCAACATACCGATGATGAGAAGAAGGTTTGGCTTCTCGTCTCATGTCTctgtatcacacacacacacacacacacacacacacacacacacacacacacacacacacacacacacacacacacacacacacacacacacacacacacacacacacacacacacacacacacacacacacacacacacacacacacacacacacacacacgcatgcacacacgcatgcacatgcacgcacacacgcacacacagcaATTTATTACTAAAAGGACGGAAAAATTCCAGAGAACTTGAAAGTGGCATCAACGTATTTGACGAAGACGGAAACGAACTTGGCAAGTCAAAAATTGCTGCCAGGAAAGCCATCACTCAAGTTGTCGTCTCCAGGGTTGGCATGGCAACACCTGGAATGGGTCAGCAAATGATGTAGAGCCAGGCATGATGATACGCATGTCTCATTGTATATGTTTTGGTCCCACAGTGCTTGTCCCTGTTGTAATCAACTTCCTTGCAAGATTTCGATGGTATGCGGTAAGTTCTTACTCTTTGACATTAAAGTGGAAATGCAATacttgtaattgtaattgatTGTTAGCGATACGCTCGCTTCATTGAGGCTCCTATCCAAACTCTAGGAGTGGGATTTTTGTAAGGAATCGGTGTTTCGGTGATCGCATTTCATTGACTAGTCGCTCTGTTTAGTCTTGTATTTGCCACTCCACTGTGTTGTGCTCTCTTTCCACAGCAAAGGTAAGAAGTGTGATGCTTGGTCAGTGACATCAGCTGTTGAGTTTGCTTGTGATGTCTTGTCAACATTTAGGTTGcctctgtctagctgtctgtctgtctgtctttctttctctttgtctaCCCTTGTgactgattgtttgtctgcctgactctgtttgtctgtctgtctgtctttctttctttctctttgtctaACCTTTTAACTgaccgtccgtctgtctgcctgtctgtctgtctatctgtctgtctttttctttgtctaACCTTTTGACTggctgttcgtctgtctgtctgtctgtctgtctttttctttgtctatCCTTTTgactggctgtttgtctgtctgtctgtctgtctgtctttttctttgtctatccttttgactgactgtttgtctgcctgactgactctgtctgtctgtctgtctgtctctcaagATGCCAGTTCATCCAGCTTTTCTCTTCTCACTTCACGCTTGCTCTGTGTTagtctttctgtcagtctacATATCTCAAACTTCTCTGcattttctgttgttttctaCAGTTCCCTCCCAGTCAGTCAATTAGAGCAGGAACTACAAGAGCACATTGCAGCCACCAGCCAATCAACAACTAAAGTCTACTTTAACAAAGGACTGTGACGTGTTACTAGAatgtgattgatatcaacacttATGAGTTATATAGTTTATAATTTTTTCTTCTATTTACTGACCATTTGTCTTGTAGTATTTATGCTTATGTTGAAGTCACCCAATCAGTATGTATCTACTGTCCAACAACATCTAGAAGGTCTTTCATCCACATTCTCTTTAGAGCAGTCACATCCTTTTTTGACAAATTGTATTTCCTTATCAGTTTTCTCTCCAACAGTTGTGTAGCTGTCTGGCTAGGACCTCGttctaattgtctgtttgcatctGCCAGAGAATGAAGGAGATATGCTCGTGACAGAGTCTGGTTGGAGTGATCGTTTGTTGCCATGGTGATTGGGTCTTGTGAACGTTGCAGTGTTGAGTCTGCTGATAAGGAATTCATGATTATTTCCTCAACTATTGCTTGCATTGCATGCACTTCATCCACTGCAGGAAACATGTCCTTAAACCGCAGACTAGAAGGAACAGAAAGCAGCTTGTTGAGCACAACGTAGACAGCAACATGCATGAAAATCATCAGTCTCCTGCTACAGCTATAcaacagtacacacacacacacacacacacacacacacacacacacacacacacacacacacacacacacacacacacacacacacacacacacacacacacacacacacacacacacacacacacacacacacacacacacacacacacacacacacacacacacacacacacacacacacacacacacacacacacacacacacacacacacacacacacacacacacacacacacacacacacacacacacacacacacacacacacacacacacacacacacacacacacacacacacacacacacacacacacacacacacacacacacacacacacacacacacacacacacacacacacacacacacacacacacacacacacacacacacacacacacacacacacacacacacacacacacacacacacacacacacacacacacacacacacacacacacacacacacacacacacacacacacacacacacacacacacacacacacacacacacacacacacacacacacacacacacacacacacacacacacacacacacacacacacacacacacacacacacacacacacacacacacacacacacacacacacacacacacacacacacacacacacacacacacacacacacacacacacacacacacacacacacacacacacacacacacacacacacacacacacacacacacacacacacacacacacacacacacacacacacacacacacacacacacacacacacacacacacacacacacacacacacacacacacacacacacacacacacacacacacacacacacacacacacacacacacacacacacacacacacacacacacacacacacacacacacacacacacacacacacacacacacacacacacacacacacacacacacacacacacacacacacacacacacacacacacacacacacacacacacacacacacacacacacacacacacacacacacacacacacacacacacacacacacacacacacacacacacacacacacacacacacacacacacacacacacacacacacacacacacacacacacacacacacacacacacacacacacacacacacacacacacacacacacacacacacacacacacacacacacacacacacacacacacacacacacacacacacacacacacacacacacacacacacacacacacacacacacacacacacacacacacacacacacacacacacacacacacacacacacacacacacacacacacacacacacacacacacacacacacacacacacacacacacacacacacacacacacacacacacacacacacacacacacacacacacacacacacacacacacacacacacacacacacacacacacacacacacacacacacacacacacacacacacacacacacacacacacacacacacacacacacacacacacacacacacacacacacacacacacacacacacacacacacacacacacacacacacacacacacacacacacacacacacacacacacacacacacacacacacacacacacacacacacacacacacacacacacacacacacacacacacacacacacacacacacacacacacacacacacacacacacacacacacacacacacacacacacacacacacacacacacacacacacacacacacacacacacacacacacacacacacacacacacacacacacacacacacacacacacacacacacacacacacacacacacacacacacacacacacacacacacacacacacacacacacacacacacacacacacacacacacacacacacacacacacacacacacacacacacacacacacacacacacacacacacacacacacacacacacacacacacacacacacacacacacacacacacacacacacacacacacacacacacacacacacacacacacacacacacacacacacacacacacacacacacacacacacacacacacacacacacacacacacacacacacacacacacacacacacacacacacacacacacacacacacacacacacacacacacacacacacacacacacacacacacacacacacacacacacacacacacacacacacacacacacacacacacacacacacacacacacacacacacacacacacacacacacacacacacacacacacacacacacacacacacacacacacacacacacacacacacacacacacacacacacacacacacacacacacacacacatgtagtaTGGTGGACACACCAATATTCACATAACTAATGTTTCTGCCAGTTTGCTGACACTATGagatgtttgatgtttgacttCATTGATGTACTGCTCGGCTACCCTGCTGTTCATAATACAACATAGCACCTTNNNNNNNNNNNNNNNNNNNNNNNNNNNNNNNNNNNNNNNNNNNNNNNNNNNNNNNNNNNNNNNNNNNNNNNNNNNNNNNNNNNNNNNNNNNNNNNNNNNNNNNNNNNNNNNNNNNNNNNNNNNNNNNNNNNNNNNNNNNNNNNNNNNNNNNNNNNNNNNNNNNNNNNNNNNNNNNNNNNNNNNNNNNNNNNNNNNNNNNNCAACAACAGTCACGTCCTGCATTGTCTGATTATTGCCAATGTCCTTGATCAACATGATTACTTCTTCTGCTGTGGCATGCCTCACATCCCTGCCATTCACTTCAAGCAATTGGTCCATCTTAAGCAAGCCTTGACTGGCGGCTGAACCGCTAACAGCTGCCACAATATGCCAACTGTGTTGCCTCCGTTGGCTTTCAATCCTAGACCGCCGCTCTCCTGCTTGTGTATCACAATCGTACAAGGAGCTGAAAGTCTAAGAAAAAATGCCAATTACTTGCAACTCGATAGAAATGTAAGTTACAGTCATTACATTGTGTgacacagtgtgtgtgtgtgtgtgtgtgcgtgtgtgtgtgtgtgtgtgtgtgtgtgtgtgtgtgtgtgtgtgtgtgtgtgtgtgtgtgtgtgtgtgtgtgtgtgtgtgctgattggagaagcgctattacgctgcgttgccaaaacccatagtgggtatggtggaatcaaggttcaaggtgtgtgtgtgtgtgtgtgtgtgtgtgtgtgtgtgtgtgtgtgtgtgtgtgtgtgtgtgtgtgtgtgtgtgtgtgtgtgtcactgtgtgtgtgtgtgtgtgtgtgtgtgtgtgtgtgtgtgtgtgtgtgtgtgtgtgtgtgtgtcactgtgtgtgtgtgtgtgtgtgtgtgtgtgtgtgtgtgtgtgtgtgtgtgtgtgtgtgtgtgtgtgtgtgtgtgtgtcactgtgtgtgcgcACTCGCATGTAAAGATgcttctatctgtttgtccattacaACACTATACTGACTGATCCTTTCATTCATGATTGTGTTCCTACTTTCCATGCACATTACTGTCTACTAAACCTCTAATATCATACCAGTCTGTAGTctcattgcacaaacaattctAATCATTCCACTCGTCCACCCTCCTACCCCCATCCGCCTGCAAACAAGTCAACCTAAGCGTGTCCTCTCATTCAATCAACCACAACTGTGTGTTCATCATTAGCCATTCAACAGAACACAATCTACCAAAATTATCCTAAAACTCACTTTTCATCAAACGGAACTGAAACAGCAGGAGACAACGTGCCCTTTGTTGCATCATCACTCTTAGTCGAGCCCTTCTGGATCTGCAGTGATGTGTCCGAGCCTTGCTTCTGAAAACCAAGACTGCGAGGTCTCTGTGCAGGTAATGGAGTTCTTGTGTCTGTTGCAGTGTGGCTAGACATTGAAACTGGCAACTGAACTAGAAGTTTGAGATTTCCTTTCTTTAGAATTGACTCGAGCTGCCTCTTAAGGTCTTTCACACTGGCTGTCTGAACTGGCTGGTCATTAATCTgcaacaaaaatagacaaacgttGAGTAAATAAcataattgtgtgtgtgtgtgtgtgtgtgtgtgtgtgtgtgtgtgtgtgtgtgtgtgtgtgtgtgtgtgtgtgtgtgtgtgtgtgtgtgtgtgtgtgtgtctgttatgCTTGTGTGTGGGGGGAGAGGGTGaaggtgtggtgtggtgtgtgtgtgtgtgtgtgtgtgtgtgtgtgtgtgtgtgtgtgtgtgtacgtgtgtgtgtacgtgtgtgtgtgtgtgtgtgtgtgtgtgcgtgttggtgtgggtgtgtgtgggagtgtggtgtgtgtgtgtgtgtgtgtgtgtgtgtgcgtgtgtgtgtgtgtgtgtgttatgtttgtgtgggGGGAAGAGGGTGaaggtgtggtgtggtgtgtgtgtgtgtgtgtgtgtgtgtgtatgtgtgggagtgtggtgtgtggtgtgtgtgtgtgtgtgtgtgtctgtgggtaTTGTGGGTATGtggggtgtgtgggtgtgtagatgtgtgtggctgtgtatgtgtgggCGTCACCTCCATAATTCTGTCTCCGGGTTGCAGTTCATGTGAATGCCCCACTATAATATTAGTAATATGGTAGTCAGTCTCAGCTTCCGACGGCAATGGATGAATAGCAAGCAACGAAAGATCAACAACATTGTTAATTTTGGACAAGTAACATATATAGATTGCCAAGAGATAACATGTCTCAAGTGTGTCTAAGAAAATGCATAAGAGTTCTAATGTAGCAGACGTGTACAGTGATAGGAAAGTGACTACTGGGAAGCTGACGCATCTGTGTCATGTGCAGcacaagacaagaaatcaaGATTACGTACGTAATTAGTTTGTATTGGtagacaacaaagaaaacttTGATTCACTAGCATATGAGGTGACCAGAGCCACTAGCTTAACTAGCATATGATGTAACCTTTGGCTTATAGAATCAGTAACCAAGATACAAGCATGGTACCCTAAGTCTGTCATATAAAGCAAATCATGTAAGTACCAGGCATGGATGCATGGGACCCCAGCCATATTTTTCTGATCTCTCAGGTAACTCCCACATGATCTGGTAATTCATTGTGAGAGTGAATCCAGGACTACTGTGTATCTGCCAAGATCTGTCAGGTATGCCGATCCTGCACCACCATCACTTACACAGACTCAAAGTTAGACACCATGGAGGCACACCACCTGACTACTAGCCGCTGCAAGAAtctgatttgtttgttagcaGCGCCAGCTTTCTCTCAAGCAGTCGCATCAGTGATGAACAAATGCAGTCATATTTACTGTCAGACCAGCCAGCCTCAAATGAGAACTTGCAGCAGCCTTGACAACACAGTGGACGCCTGATGCAGCAACAGTTTGAGATTGTGTATATACAtcactgacagatagatatACTGGTACAAGAAAACCATGAAAGTGGTTCAGTGTGTTCCAACATTacatgctaattaattaattaatacctaCAGTGAGTCCATATGAGCAGCCCTCTCAAGTAAGACATTCCTAGATTTGGTCCCTTAACTTCAGGTCCTTGGCCATGCAAGGTTGCATATGTAGCacaaaaatttttattaattgaaaAAGTATATCATGTGACACACTCAGCTCAGAAACTAAACCCCTGTAAGCTATTCAGGAAAACTCTACGACTGCACTGGCAATCTCCTGAAACCGGGCCATGCAACTCGCAGCTAAGAAAACTAGCATAGAATACCTACTGAGGTGTGATCACCCAAAGTCAaatatgacacacacacacacacacacacacacacacacacacacacacacacacacacacacacacacacacacacacacacacacacacacacacacacacgcacacacacacacacacacacacacacacacacacacacacacacacacacacacacatcaaatACCACAACTTATCATGCCAACTCACTTTGAGTAAGACGGTAACTGATCGGGTTTCATCGGTCCACTCGGCTTTGAGTTCAAAATGAAATCCGTAGATTGAAATTGTTTCGATGTGATATCGCCAATGCTGTGAATACAGTTGTTAATAGTTTACATGCACAAgcatgcgcgtgcgcgcgcacacacacacacacacacacacacacacacacacacaaacacacacacaaatatttctGAACCAAATAAAACTCTAGCTAAGAATAGACGCCCCAGCGTTTAAGTAAAGAAATCCGGTAACAATATATCTTTACAACTATTGTTACAAAATCTGGAATCTATTAGACAACTCAAACGTCACTTCTTATCACAAAGCAATGAATCCTGTGAGGTTCAGACCGTTCTacctgtggtgtgtgtgtgtgtgtgtgtgtgtgtgtgtgtgtgtgtgtgtgtgtgtgtgtgtgtgtgtgtgtgtgtgtgtgtgtgtgtgtgtgtgtgtgtgtgtgtgtgtgtgtgcgataACGTGTTCATTAACACGGCTAGGAGATGACTTAGTTGTTACATTTCGTTTGGTTCAAGTAACAAGGGTGTGACTGCTATTTCCCCCTTGGTCTTGCAAGTTAAGGCGGTGGTATTTATGCACAAGAAAGAATAACAAAAAAGTAGAGCAGTAGtttaatacaaattaacaaacacaaagcaacaacacaatgaaTACAATTTTCAACATACATCGTAATGACCTAACAAACAGGCTGCACTGCCAGACCACTACATGCACAGTCAGATAGACTCCAAGGCCGGCAAAAATCCTAGCAatctaacaaacagactgcaTCAACAGACTGGCCTGGTACACAGCCGGATAAATTCTAGTCTTGAAAAGCCTGAAATTCAATAAACAGACCATACTGCCAGACCACtacacagtcagacagatgaTAATCCTAGAAAATCCCCAGCTAGCTAGCTACCAGACCAGTACACAGTCAGAAAGTCTTAGAAATGTTACGTACAGACTGATCAAACAGCCAGTATGTTACACAGTCAAATGGACCACATTCTAAAGAGGCAACTCCAACCAACCAagaccaaacacaacacaatacatcaATCTCAGTCACACAACTTGTAGACTCAAATCATCACAAGGCCAAACTGCCGTGTACATCTTACACACAGTCACTAGGTCACCACCAGGAGACACCATTCACGCATGCACTCGTGACTTCCATACAATGTACAACAAATTACTCTGGTGTGTTAGACGGCTAATTTAAACATGTACTGATGCAACACAATGGCCTAATGCATTGGAAACTCATCTCCCCAATATAATAGCTACATAATGTATTGAAAGATGCATCCCTACAATATAATGTACCAATTCACTGATGCATTCTAACTATTTCACACAACAAATTCTTTGATaatcattattcattattgaTTATTGTCATTCAGTATAGATGCATTGCTGTTATAGTTTTCATTTCATTAAGTAGAGCTAAGGCTCTCTACAACGTCATCTGTGGACAATATATTATGAGACGTATAATGATGAACAAGTGGAACAAAGACTATTccaatatactgtatacagtTGATATCATCTCTCATTTCAGTGTTTCACTAACCTTGGTAGATGCCAAGTAGTACATTGAGACTGTGCTCACATTGATGCATCTTAACATCACTTCACAGCATCTGATATAGTGCAGGAGAAAATCATaacacacccacccacgcccacacacacacacacacacacacacacacacacacacacacaccacacacacacacacacacacacacacacacacacacacacagtgacacacacacacacacacacacaccacacacacacacacacacacacacacacacacacacacacacacacacacacacacacacacacacacacacacacacacacacacacacacacacacacacacacacacacacacacacacacacacacacacacacacacacacacacacacacacacacatgcatgcacgcacatgcacgcgtgcacgcatgcacacacacacacacatctgtaTAAATCATATTTCTATCTTACTCTTTTTGCAGTTCAGGATACAAAAGAAGTGACGCAGCTGCCAATACAGAGACCACCTCTTCAGGTGACACAGTAAACTGGTCTTCATACAGCAAACCGAGTGCCCTGGCAAGAGCTAAACAACAcgcacaacaaaacaaatcatgTCCACACTAGTGGTGCGACCGATTGAGCATCCAATGgtctgacattgttgtgtcACGTTTGTGTACGAGAATGGTAACGAAATGACAGGAAGACTGTCTTCGTAACATGCAGTTGCTGAGATAACAGCATGCTGCAAGAGACCAGACAATGTGTGGGACTTCCGAATGTACGGCTTGTGCAATTCCCGTGTTATTCCATGACACTGCAACAGCACATCTATTGAACACAGACCAGACATCAATAGTTGAATCCTACATTTGGTATTTCATACAAACGCCTTTGAgtacaataaaacaaattatcacattatttttaattaattaattaaataaactaacaaacaaacgtcCATCAGCAATTCATGCTGTGCAGTTCACTAAAACATTTTACTGTGACTCACTGTCTTCATGCTACGATGGACAGTTTTACTGTTTACTaaagaaaaacagaaacaacttCCTTGGATACTATAATGTCTCGTAGTTCTTCCAACAAGTTGTTATCAGGAAATTCACAtaccatacatacaaacacataaacacacatcCATGCATGAAACTATTTTGCtacataatatatttactGCATGTGTAGGGGCCTATGGCTCAGTGATAATGCATTGCATTGACGAGTTGGCAAAAATTAGTAGCAGGTGGGAGACGAAGCATTCAGTTAAAGGCCAAAAAGAGAGCATAATGttaatgttaattattaaacGTTGCTTGGATAACTCGACCTGCATGTGTACATAGCCATACTGAAGACTCACTCTGTGTCTGAGTTAGAACATTTGGCTTACCTTGTAAGGAGAGGGAACTTGGTCACACAAGCCAAAGTATTTCTTCTGCACAACTTGCACCCACTAGTTGGACATACTTTTGGCATTGCATGACCTGGAAGAATACAGGAACTTAGTAGATAGATTTGTGTTGTCAGACTCAATCAGGAGCATATAAACTCCATTCGAGTATGCGGGACAATGGAAGCTAAAGAGGGACTGAAGGACAGTGGTCCAAAAGGCATGCCTGACCCGCCAAAATCAGGACGGTTGACACGTAGGTGAAAACATTGGGCGTACTTGCAGACCCGGCCACAGTAAGAAGACAATTGAGAGAAAGTAAACCTGAATGACTCGGCTATCAGCTCTTGTTCTCCAACTAGTTTTGTGTATTTCTTCTTCCAAGCCATATTGTTGTACTTGTTGTTACTGCATGATCTGGTGGGGAAATGGTGAAATGAAGTGTTATGATGGTGTGACTGTCAGATGGCAGTCTGAGTTCTTGCAATGGACTGTCTATGCTGTAACATAGTGGATCGATTACAGTACCAGTCACTGCTGTTACACTTTTTGTCTATCAAAGGTTGTAAAAGTCTTATTGTTTGATCATCTATACAAAGATGCTTTTTGGTGTCTAGTTGGTGAGAAAGCACGTGTAGTGAGTTACTAAGTTTTGCACACTTTAGCATATTTGCAGTGGTGGGTGACAATGTGAGAGATCAATGCAAATAGGGTGTTGTAGAAACTGATGTGCTGATTATGAAAATGACAATATGAACTTGTAGGCAGGAAATGagaaaggggaggggctggatATGAAAACATATTGAGGTCATCATTTGTAGATGATTTTGGAAACATTAGATTAGGTGAAAAT encodes the following:
- the LOC134197462 gene encoding sideroflexin-1-like — translated: MSSLSATVTYYDHFHRPRIDLTKSRYDQKAFLGRARHFFLTTDPRNLVATSKQLDDAKQLLQQYKSGMEPSGTTDDDVWNAKRLYDSAFHPETGEKMFVMGRMSAQVPCNMTITGCMLTFYRSTPAILFWQWINQSFNAIVNYTNRSGDTGVSNRQLLSAYVAATGGAIAAALGVSYTAKKAPPIVARLGPFAAVAAANCINIPMMRRRELESGINVFDEDGNELGKSKIAARKAITQVVVSRVGMATPGMVLVPVVINFLARFRWYARYARFIEAPIQTLGVGFFLVFATPLCCALFPQQSSLPVSQLEQELQEHIAATSQSTTKVYFNKGL
- the LOC134195323 gene encoding BTB/POZ domain-containing protein 16-like; its protein translation is MDSLCIKSAPVMEPECSEGPSPTSIFHYHSKRAIPTKGPDVLLQCHGITRELHKPYIRKSHTLSGLLQHAVISATACYEDSLPVISLPFSYTNVTQQSLARALGLLYEDQFTVSPEEVVSVLAAASLLLYPELQKECCEVMLRCINVSTVSMYYLASTKVSETLK